The Labilibaculum sp. sequence ATACCTGGCTCATCAATGCCGCCTCCAATAACTTCCGGTACTCCCATAAATAGATTGACAAAGACAATTTCATCAATAATTAGAGTATTTGTTTTATCGGAACCTGCAGAAATGCAGGCGGCTGCCAAATTCATGATTAGTTGATTTGGTGAAGATACTTCAGAATAAGATTTTGCTCCGCCTATCCAATCATTATCAACCCTAAATTGGAAATCAAAGCCACCATAACCATTGTCTTCCTCTATTAAGAATTTTAATCCGTTATCGTCAGCATTACCACTGAATCCGTGCAGCATCAATTCTTTGTAAATGGCCAGATTCTCAAGGGGTGAGTCAATGGGTTTGTCTTCAGCCCCATCTTCTATTGCTGCATCTGTTCGTATCATCATAACTCTTCCGCAAAAATCACGGGTAACATTGGCAACCGTGCCATCACCAAAATTCTTGATGACCTCAGTCAATCTTTTTGAAATAACCGTTGATGGCGACCGAATAATATCTAAACGGCCAAATTCAATTGGCACAACATGAAGTGCCACTTCAGGGAGAACCTCGCCTTCAGCATCATAAAGAGCGATTACATTATCTGCTCCCATAACATAACCATTAACAGGTTCAATTAGGCGGTTTTCTGTTATAGGTACCGGATCAAGATCAGGATCGGTTACCGGCTCATAAGTCACGTATCCATTTTCGTCACGAACTAAAACATCCAGATAAAAAGAACCATTAAGTTTCGGATTCACAACATCAATTATTCCGTAAATCCACTCATCCTGATAATCTACGCGGTAATTCAATTCGTAAAGTATTGGAACCCCGCAGGTATCACGTTCCATTACCCATAGGTCTCCATACAAATCAGCTTGGTCAACATCCGTCTGCTTTCCTCCTTTTTTCAGGACAAGGCTTTCATTTTTCTGATTCGATTCAGGCTCAAGATATTCATCCTGGCAAGCAGTAAAAAAAGTAAATCCTATGATCAATAAGATCACAAGGGGTTCTGCTAAAAATCTTTTCATGATTTAAGGCTTTAAAGTGAAGTTAAATAATTTATTAACAAATAAATAAGAAAGATGATATGATACATTAAGTTAGCTAAAGCAGCAAAAATACTCAATCCTCATTTTGTCCATTTTAAAACCACATAATGATCACTTACAGTCAACAAAAAAACAATTGAAATCATCAGTACAACTAGTTAATTATCAAAATATTGGATGAAATACATGTGCCTTTTAAAAAAAACGCGTAACTTGATTATAGAAATCTAAAACATGCAAAAAAAAAATTCAATTAGCATATTGATATCTTATGACCAATGTATGATTGCTGAAGGCTTTCAGGCAGTCCTCACCAATCATAAGCAATTTCATGTTTATGGACTTAGAAAAAATAAATCTGACCTTACCGATTTTATCAGTTCCAATCAAACAGATTTGTTAATTGTAGAAATCGCAGATATCTCGAAGAATAGCATTCATTACATAAATAAGATACATCGGTCCTTACCTAAATTGAAAATAATAATCATTTCAGGAATTCCTCCCCATGAACTACTAAAGCAACTTGTGAATATTACCAATGGGTACTTGTTAAGAACCTGCTCCTCAGCAAAGTTGTTTCTGGCAATTAAGGAAATTTTTGAATCGGGTAAATATATCTGTTCGCAATTGATTCCAATTCTTTTCAATAATGACCAACCAAGCAATCACAACATTAATTTAACAGTAAGAGAAAAGGAAATACTGTCTCTTTTATTCACAACAAAAGACAATAGTGAAATTGCTAAAAATCTGAACATAAGCCAGACCACCGTACGAACACATCTTAAAAATATCAGGAACAAATTTGGAGATTTTAACCAAATTCAAATGATGAGGTATGCCTGCAATAACGCTTTGCACAAAAATGACTGTATACCTCTTTGCCCTAATTGTAAGTTTTTCTGTAATGAAACTGAATAACTAATTGAATTCTGCAATCAAAAATCAATAACGAAACCAATGGTGGGAATTGACTTCCCCTCTTTTTTGGCCGTCTGAACCAAGTTAGGAGGCTCTATTGTACTTCCCATATTATCTCTTTGAAGAACATATTTGGGGGCTTCCGGTGTATTGCGCATTAGCAGGTTTTGGATTTCGAAAAACAAATCCAGTGAAAGCTTTTTAAAGTTCCATTTTTTGTCGATACGTACATCCAGCTGGCTGAAAATGCCCAAGGATTCTTCTCCCAGCCGACTGTAATCCAAAACAATATCCGGATAACGTGCGGTAGTTTCCTCAATATTTATTGGAACAATTGGTGTTTCGCCCGCAAATCGATATCGTGCACTTACTTCCCAGTTTTTCGGGAGTTTATATCCTCCTGTAAAAGAAACCAAATGCCGGCTGTCCCAAACTGACGGAAGATATTTAGCCCTGTCAAAACCAGTGAATTCACTGTAGAAAAAAGTGTAAGAGAAAATCCCATAAAAGCGATGACTTAGCTTTTGCTGAAACATCAACTCCAAACCATAACTTCTCCCTCTACCAACTGATTCTACCTCTTCATTTCCCAGCACATTAAAATCGGCTCCTTTATTGGCCAATGAAACCTGATCGAGCACTGAAACAGGATAATTTTCGTACCGCTTGTAAAATCCCTCAACACCAACGCTGGAGGCAGGCCCAATAATTCGCTCTAGCCCAATCACATAATGATCACTTTGTGTGTAATTGATATCCTTATTTAAGAACACATCATTTTGCTTATAGCCTAAAATAGTATAGGGCGGTAACTTAAAATACCGACCAACACTTGTTTTGATCTTCCAATCATCGGTAAATTCGTAAGATAAAGCCAATCGTGGAGAGAAGGTGGCAAATAAATCATTGCCTTGAGTAAAACTATCGCCATCGGTTCTAAAACCAAAAGAGAAATCCAGTTTTTGATCGAAAAAAGATTTTGTAGCATTAACAAATAAACCATACTTGATAAAGTCAATTTTTGTATCGTATTGGAATCCTTTATTTATATCGATGGTCTTATTTTCGTAATCGCTTCTCTGAGCATTAAAACCCCCAGCTAATTTCCAATCATTGGCAAAATAAGTAAGACTGTACCGCAATTTGGTTTCCATTTCGCGCGAATCATTCTTAAAATACAAATCCGCCTGATTTTCATTGTCTTTGTATTTTGAAAAATTATTGTCCAATAAATTATTGCTGATGGTCGTTTGCATAAAACCTTTCCTGCTCTTAAAACGGTTCTTCCAGCTAATTCCTATTGTATTGGTTCGTTGTTCAATGAATGGAGTTTGATCTATAGACGACTGCTCATTTTCATCAATAGTTCCAGAAGCATCAATAGCAAAATCGTCAATAGAACCCAATCCAATTAAGTTAACTGTGTTGTACTGATCTATTTTATGAGTGATTTTGTACTGATAATCCCAATAATCGGGACGAATGGGCAAACCAATGAGCTTGAATAAGAATTGTAAATACGATCGACGTGCCGAAATAATATAACTCGTTTTGCTCTCCTTGTTTTTCCCTTTAAAAAGCGGCCCTTCATGAGTTAAAGCTGCTTCGCTGGCACTCAAACGAAAATTGGTATTGTGTTTTATGTTGTTTCCCTCCCGCTGCTCAAACTGAAGCACTCCTGAAAGAGGATTATCATATTGGCTGCCAAAAGCAGAGGTTGCCAAATTCACATTATCAATAAAAGAAACATTTAAAATACCAACAGGACCTCCGGAACTGCCTTGAGTGCTAAAATGGTTGATATTGGGTATCTCCACACCATCCAAATAGTAAACCGATTCATTGGGTGCTCCTCCACGAATAATCAAATCGTTACGAAAACCACCAGGCGAAGGTGATATGCCCGGCAAAGACTGAGCAACACGAACAACATCGTTGTTTCCTCCGGGATAAGTTGCAATTTCTACCGCACTAAAAGTTTGAGCAGAAAGCGGTGTTTCCCTAGGTCTTGTTAGCTTATTTTGATTGGATACGAGTACTTCGGATAAATTTTGACTCTGTTCGATAAGCATAAAATTGTACAATTGATTCCCTACCGATTTCACTTCAATACTATAACGGGTTTGGCTATCATAGCCCAAATAACTAACCACCAGATTGTAAGTATCAGGAATTACATTAACAATCTTATAATATCCATTTTCATCAGTAGTAGCGCCATTAGTGGTATTCTCAAGATATACCGAAGCACCAATTAAAGGAAGATCCGCTTTGTCTTTTACGTATCCGGCAATTTCAGTTTTTACCTGTGAATGGGCCGGAATTGTTATTAACACAAAAAAGAATATAATTAGTTTTTTCATTTCTTAAAAAAATTGCGGATGGTTATCAATCCTTATTATCATAACAAACAAATACTGTACTTTGTTTGCAACCGGCAAAGAATTCCTTTTCCAATGACGATCATAATCCTAAGATATAAGTTTTATCTCAATCCTTCAGAATATGGAAACATTTAGTTAGAATAAAAAAATGAGGACTTCAAAATTAATGAAGCCCTCACTCTATATTCAATTACAATAATTTATTTCTTTTCAGGAGTCATAGTCACTTTCACTACATCGGCTATTTTAAAGATTTTTTTAGCAAATTTCTGTACTTGCTTATCTGTGACTCCTTCAAGCATTTTACAATATTCCTCACCAGTCATAATTTCTTCGCCACTCATTAGGCTGTGAACAAGATTTCCTTGCCAAAAACGATTGGTAATTTCATTTTCGCTTCTTTTTTTGAGCATATTTTGCCTGATGCTTTCCAAATCGGTACTAACTGGCCCTTGTTTTACCAATTGATCCATTTGTTGAATTATAATTGCACTCAGGCGTTCTTCCTTTTGCGGATCGCAATCGAAACTGATTTTAATTTTAAAGTTTTCGTATGGGATTTTTGAAATAGACGGACGAACGGATACGCCATAACTTCCTCCCTCCGATTCCCGAACTGTTTCCAGGTAACGTTTATTTAGCAACTCACAAATCATTTTTACCATCAGGCGATTTTTTGCCGTGTAAGACATTTCCCCATTTAGCT is a genomic window containing:
- a CDS encoding response regulator transcription factor → MQKKNSISILISYDQCMIAEGFQAVLTNHKQFHVYGLRKNKSDLTDFISSNQTDLLIVEIADISKNSIHYINKIHRSLPKLKIIIISGIPPHELLKQLVNITNGYLLRTCSSAKLFLAIKEIFESGKYICSQLIPILFNNDQPSNHNINLTVREKEILSLLFTTKDNSEIAKNLNISQTTVRTHLKNIRNKFGDFNQIQMMRYACNNALHKNDCIPLCPNCKFFCNETE
- a CDS encoding TonB-dependent receptor, encoding MKKLIIFFFVLITIPAHSQVKTEIAGYVKDKADLPLIGASVYLENTTNGATTDENGYYKIVNVIPDTYNLVVSYLGYDSQTRYSIEVKSVGNQLYNFMLIEQSQNLSEVLVSNQNKLTRPRETPLSAQTFSAVEIATYPGGNNDVVRVAQSLPGISPSPGGFRNDLIIRGGAPNESVYYLDGVEIPNINHFSTQGSSGGPVGILNVSFIDNVNLATSAFGSQYDNPLSGVLQFEQREGNNIKHNTNFRLSASEAALTHEGPLFKGKNKESKTSYIISARRSYLQFLFKLIGLPIRPDYWDYQYKITHKIDQYNTVNLIGLGSIDDFAIDASGTIDENEQSSIDQTPFIEQRTNTIGISWKNRFKSRKGFMQTTISNNLLDNNFSKYKDNENQADLYFKNDSREMETKLRYSLTYFANDWKLAGGFNAQRSDYENKTIDINKGFQYDTKIDFIKYGLFVNATKSFFDQKLDFSFGFRTDGDSFTQGNDLFATFSPRLALSYEFTDDWKIKTSVGRYFKLPPYTILGYKQNDVFLNKDINYTQSDHYVIGLERIIGPASSVGVEGFYKRYENYPVSVLDQVSLANKGADFNVLGNEEVESVGRGRSYGLELMFQQKLSHRFYGIFSYTFFYSEFTGFDRAKYLPSVWDSRHLVSFTGGYKLPKNWEVSARYRFAGETPIVPINIEETTARYPDIVLDYSRLGEESLGIFSQLDVRIDKKWNFKKLSLDLFFEIQNLLMRNTPEAPKYVLQRDNMGSTIEPPNLVQTAKKEGKSIPTIGFVIDF